A region from the Brassica napus cultivar Da-Ae chromosome C8, Da-Ae, whole genome shotgun sequence genome encodes:
- the LOC106416281 gene encoding phosphatidylinositol 4-phosphate 5-kinase 7: MDTRPGEREFSNGDFYSGELKGSLPHGKGKYEWSDGTIYQGDWYEGKISGKGKLVWPSGAKYEGDFSGGYLHGIGTMTSPDGSVYSGAWRMNVRHGLGRKEYCNSDLYDGSWKEGLQEGHGSYSWTNGNRYIGNWKNGKMCGRGVMRWANGDLFDGFWLNGFRHGSGVYKFVDGCLYYGAWSHGLKDGKGVFYPAGSKHPSLKKWCRSLQHDDTGKFVLSRSSSINVEELRSLSTVTPSLSVKTSVSGTSKTLSERFRDENLRVSEPPPSDFTCHGPSSKSARSSGSGQREGQDKNRVVYEREYMQGVLIRETITSSVDRSHKIRPPNLPKQVRDRSFMTFLKGEHNYYLMLNLQLGIRYTVGKITPVPRREVRASDFGKKARTMMYFPRDGSNFTPPHKSIDFSWKDYCPMVFRNLRAMFKLDPADYMMSICGDDGLTEICSPGKSGSIFYLSHDDRFVIKTLKKSELEVLLKMLPKYYRHVGDHENTLITKFFGVHRIKLKLGKKVRFVVMGNMFCTELKIHRRYDLKGSTQGRITEKTKIQEKTTLKDLDLAYEFHMDKLLREALFKQIYLDCAFLESLHIIDYSLLLGVHFRAPEQLNDILEHPNEMSDQDSVSSVDVGMAQELSIPPKGLLLVTHEPNSVNTAPGPHIRGSTLRAFSVGEKEVDLILPGTARLRVQLGVNMPAQAHHKLDEDKEESATIELFEVYDVVVYMGIIDILQEYNAKKKVEHKCKSLRYDPMTISVTEPKVYSKRFVDFLHKVFPEET; the protein is encoded by the exons atggatacaag GCCTGGAGAAAGAGAATTTTCAAATGGTGATTTCTATTCCGGTGAGCTTAAAGGATCACTTCCTCATGGGAAAGGAAAGTATGAATGGTCAGATGGAACTATCTACCAAGGAGACTGGTATGAAGGAAAAATCTCTGGTAAAGGGAAGCTTGTGTGGCCATCTGGAGCTAAGTACGAAGGAGATTTCTCTGGTGGATACCTTCATGGTATCGGCACCATGACTTCACCTGATGGATCTGTTTATAGTGGAGCATGGAGGATGAATGTAAGACATGGGCTTGGGAGGAAAGAGTATTGTAACTCAGATCTTTATGATGGTTCATGGAAAGAAGGGTTACAAGAAGGGCATGGTAGCTATTCTTGGACCAATGGGAACAGGTACATAGGTAACTGGAAGAACGGTAAAATGTGTGGAAGAGGAGTCATGAGATGGGCTAATGGTGATCTTTTCGACGGGTTTTGGTTGAATGGGTTTAGACATGGCTCTGGTGTTTATAAGTTTGTTGATGGATGTTTATACTATGGAGCCTGGTCTCATGGACTCAAAGATGGTAAAGGAGTGTTTTATCCTGCTGGAAGTAAACATCCATCTCTCAAGAAGTGGTGCCGCTCTCTTCAACACGATGACACTGGAAAGTTTGTACTATCTCGTAGCTCATCGATAAATGTTGAGGAGCTAAGGAGTTTGAGTACTGTGACGCCAAGTCTTTCCGTGAAAACTTCGGTTAGTGGAACGTCTAAAACATTGTCAGAGAGGTTTAGAGATGAAAATTTGAGGGTATCTGAGCCTCCTCCAAGTGACTTCACATGTCATGGACCATCATCTAAGTCTGCACGGTCTTCTGGCTCAGGACAGAGAGAGGGACAAGATAAGAACCGTGTGGTTTATGAAAGGGAGTACATGCAAGGAGTTTTGATTAGAGAAACTATTACAAGTTCTGTTGATAGGTCACACAAGATTAGACCTCCAAATTTGCCTAAACAAGTTAGGGATAGGAGTTTCATGACCTTTCTTAAAGGGGAACATAACTATTATctaatgctcaatctccaactTGGTATCAG GTATACTGTTGGAAAAATTACACCAGTGCCTAGGCGAGAAGTACGTGCTTCAGACTTTGGTAAGAAGGCCAGAACAATGATGTACTTCCCTAGAGACGGCTCCAATTTTACTCCTCCACACAAGTCTATAGACTTTTCTTGGAAAGACTATTGTCCTATGGTTTTCAG GAATTTGAGGGCAATGTTCAAGTTAGATCCTGCAGACTACATGATGTCTATATGTGGTGATGATGGCCTGACAGAGATTTGTTCCCCTGGGAAAAGTGGCAGTATCTTCTACCTTTCTCATGATGACAGATTTGTGatcaaaacattaaaaaaatcagagTTGGAG GTCCTGCTCAAAATGTTGCCTAAGTACTATCGACATGTAGGTGACCATGAAAACACACTTATAACCAAATTTTTTGGAGTTCACAGAATAAAACTCAAGTTGGGGAAGAAG GTACGCTTTGTGGTCATGGGAAATATGTTCTGCACAGAGTTAAAGATCCATCGTCGATATGATCTTAAAGGATCAACACAAGGGAGAATCACTGAAAAGACTAAAATCCAAGAAAAGACTACATTGAAAGATCTTGATCTAGCTTATGAGTTTCATATGGACAAGCTGTTAAGGGAGGCCCTCTTCAA GCAAATTTACTTAGACTGCGCGTTCTTGGAATCTCTGCACATCATTGACTACAGTCTTTTACTAGGAGTACACTTCAGAGCTCCGGAGCAGCTTAATGATATCCTTGAGCATCCTAACGAAATGTCAGATCAAGATAGTGTCTCTTCTGTAGATG TTGGTATGGCTCAAGAACTCTCCATACCTCCAAAAGGGTTGCTACTAGTGACTCATGAACCCAATTCAGTGAATACTGCACCAGGTCCTCACATCAGAGGAAGCACACTCAGAGCATTTTCAGTTGGAGAGAAGGAAGTTGATCTTATTCTTCCTGGAACTGCAAG GCTTCGGGTACAGTTAGGAGTGAACATGCCGGCTCAAGCTCATCACAAGCTGGATGAGGACAAGGAAGAGTCTGCCACTATTGAGCTCTTTGAAGTATACGATGTGGTTGTATACATGGGAATCATAGATATTCTACAGGAATATAACGCAAAGAAGAAAGTGGAGCATAAATGCAAGTCTTTGCGGTATGATCCCATGACAATATCTGTGACAGAACCTAAGGTTTACTCAAAACGGTTTGTCGATTTTCTACATAAAGTGTTTCCAGAAGAAACCTAG
- the LOC106419924 gene encoding F-box protein At1g11270-like produces MLRRHNASVELLPHDVVELILERLPVDSLLRFKSVSKKWKSTTDSGRFQQGQFLRRRQSRGPDVLCLPLSDDEDTDATRFAFGSSKASTVWFPVSRKLFCYGSCDGLLCLCSLYEQSASVVVNPATRWHRSFPLSNVQHLIIEKNNKSEVAYPLPRLGFGKDKVTGTYKPVYLYNSFEFKLDNVTTCEVFDFRTNAWRYVVPSSPYRILGHYEPVYLDGSLYYLTKEETEVLPFSFPAETSFEVKLLSLDLHTETFQVICKAPFVQPHSSDLYSITMCILDDRLCVSEKNWPNQEIWSFDGANKTWTVMCSIDLTESVSLFEERSFARSSIAQPSIALVDKNKLLLRGNDYFHTLFIYDLHTKSFDLLFKPPKPVGPVYYFESLFHV; encoded by the coding sequence ATGTTGAGGAGACATAACGCGAGTGTGGAACTATTACCCCACGATGTGGTCGAGCTCATCCTCGAGAGGCTTCCCGTGGATTCTCTGCTTAGATTCAAGTCTGTATCCAAGAAGTGGAAATCGACAACTGATTCTGGACGTTTCCAACAAGGTCAATTTCTCCGTCGTAGGCAATCACGAGGTCCTGATGTTCTTTGCCTGCCCCTCAGTGATGATGAGGACACAGATGCTACAAGATTTGCGTTTGGTTCATCAAAAGCTTCTACGGTCTGGTTCCCAGTTTCTCGAAAGTTGTTCTGCTACGGTAGTTGTGACGGTCTATTATGCCTCTGCTCTCTATACGAACAAAGTGCCAGCGTTGTGGTGAATCCCGCCACTAGATGGCATCGAAGCTTTCCTCTTTCCAACGTTCAACACCTCATCAtcgagaaaaataataaaagcgaGGTTGCCTATCCGCTTCCTCGGCTTGGATTCGGTAAAGACAAAGTAACAGGCACGTATAAGCcggtttatttatataattcattTGAATTTAAACTAGACAACGTTACAACTTGTGAAGTTTTCGATTTTCGCACCAATGCATGGAGGTACGTTGTCCCCTCTTCTCCTTATCGGATTCTTGGTCACTATGAACCCGTGTATTTAGATGGATCACTTTACTATCTCACCAAAGAAGAAACCGAGGTATTACCTTTCAGTTTTCCCGCTGaaacttcttttgaagtcaAGTTATTATCTTTGGATCTTCACACCGAGACGTTTCAAGTCATCTGCAAAGCTCCCTTTGTCCAACCTCATTCATCTGACCTTTACAGCATCACCATGTGCATCCTCGACGATCGTTTGTGCGTGTCCGAGAAAAACTGGCCCAACCAAGAGATATGGTCGTTCGATGGCGCCAACAAGACATGGACGGTAATGTGTTCCATAGATCTTACCGAAAGTGTTTCTTTGTTTGAGGAAAGAAGCTTTGCGCGTTCATCAATCGCGCAGCCATCAATAGCATTGGTGGATAAGAACAAGTTATTGCTTCGTGGTAATGATTACTTCCATACACTGTTTATATATGATCTTCATACCAAATCTTTTGATTTACTCTTCAAACCTCCTAAACCCGTAGGtcctgtttattatttcgaAAGTTTATTCCATGTCTAG
- the LOC106415681 gene encoding cytochrome c oxidase assembly factor 5-like: protein MAKSCKGLAEELVKCLSESMCVKDEKRSIRDCAGEKSPCIPSECVGLRETYFNCKRGQVDMRARIRGNKGY, encoded by the exons ATGGCGAAGTCTTGCAAGGGTCTTGCTGAAGAGCTTGTCAAGTGTCTCAGTGAATCCATGTGTGTCAAG GACGAGAAACGGTCAATTAGGGACTGCGCTGGTGAGAAAAGCCCATGTATACCGAGTGAATGTGTTGGCCTACGGGAAACCTACTTCAATTGTAAAAGAGGACAG GTAGACATGAGAGCCAGGATTCGAGGAAACAAGGGTTACTAA
- the LOC106415679 gene encoding eukaryotic translation initiation factor 3 subunit H-like codes for MATMARSFLQAISKDEAVAPPLRVVQIEGLAVLKIIKHCKEFAPTLVTGQLLGLDVGSVLEVTNCFPFPVRDDDEEIEADGANYQLEMMRCLREVNVDNNTVGWYQSTVLGSYQTVELIETFMNYQENIKRCVCIIYDPSKADLGVLALKALKLSDSFMELYRAGNFTGDKLREKNFSWMDIFEEIPIKVSNSALVSAFMTELETDAPVSQGDYDRLQSSTTPFLENNMEFLIKCMDDLSMEQQKFQYYYRNLSRQQAQQQAWLQKRRTENLARRSAGEEPLPEEDPSNPIFKPIPEPSRLESFLITNQVSNFCGQINGVAGQNFSRLYLTKALHEN; via the exons ATGGCAACCA TGGCTAGGTCTTTTTTGCAGGCGATATCGAAGGACGAGGCCGTCGCTCCTCCTCTCAGAGTTGTTCAGATCGAAGGACTG GCTGTGCTAAAGATAATCAAGCATTGCAAGGAGTTTGCACCGACGCTTGTCACAGGGCAGCTTCTTGGACTCGATGTTGGCAGTGTTCTTGAAGTCACCAATTGCTTCCCTTTCCCT GTGAGAGATGACGATGAAGAGATTGAAGCTGATGGTGCAAATTACCAGCTTGAGATGATGAGGTGTCTGAGGGAGGTTAATGTTGACAACAACACTGTTGGCTG GTATCAATCCACTGTTCTTGGGTCTTATCAGACTGTAGAGTTGATTGAGACCTTCATGAATTACCAG GAGAACATCAAGAGGTGTGTTTGCATCATCTATGATCCCTCTAAAGCTGACCTTGGCGTCTTAGCTTTGAAGGCTTTGAAGCTTTCAGATTCCTTTATGGAGTTGTACCGGGCTGGAAACTTTACAGGCGACAA GTTGAGAGAGAAAAACTTCTCCTGGATGGATATTTTTGAGGAAATTCCT ATCAAGGTTTCAAACTCTGCACTTGTCAGTGCCTTCATGACCGAACTGGAGACTGATGCACCTGTCTCACAG GGTGATTACGATCGTCTGCAGTCATCAACCACTCCTTTCCTCGAGAACAATATGGAGTTTCTGATTAAATGCATGGATGATTTATCTATGGAACAGCAAAAG TTCCAATACTACTACCGGAACCTGTCTCGCCAGCAAGCGCAGCAGCAAGCCTGGCTCCAGAAGAGGAG GACCGAGAATCTGGCGCGTAGATCAGCTGGGGAAGAGCCTCTACCAGAGGAGGATCCATCAAACCCAATCTTTAAGCCGATCCCTGAACCATCAAGGCTAGAGAGTTTCCTCATCACAAACCAAGTCTCAAACTTCTGTGGCCAAATCAATGG AGTGGCTGGCCAGAACTTCAGCAGGCTCTACCTCACCAAGGCGTTGCACGAGAACTGA
- the LOC106411733 gene encoding uncharacterized protein LOC106411733 isoform X1, translated as MIPMDNHFVPPSTSTTGLVFPAIYAASGLQPPVDTLASVAGVKSEAALVMDWSPEEQFVLENSLAKLTNKPKISKYVKIAATLPDKTVRDVALRCRWMSGKRRKRKENSAGKNVYNRKVVDTSPELSMLANVPQQNALYVMNNMCHSTHMPREGLSDAVMDLLQQNAQAFSQISYNLSVCKLQDNISLFDQTRNNISAILTNMKEMPGIMSRMSALPVTVNDDLASHLLSSTTQPTSYTIHPSSHLKQEPRI; from the exons ATGATTCCAATGGATAATCACTTTGTGCCGCCGAGCACTAGCACCACCGGTCTTGTATTCCCGGCGATTTACGCTGCCTCCGGGTTACAGCCACCTGTGGATACTTTGGCTTCTGTGGCTGGAGTCAAATCTGAAGCTGCTTTGGTCATGGATTGGTCCCCTGAGGAGCAGTTTGTACTGGAGAACAGCCTTGCAAA ATTAACAAATAAACCGAAGATTTCAAAGTATGTAAAGATTGCTGCAACACTACCAGATAAAACTGTGAGGGATGTAGCATTGAGGTGTAGATGGATGTCG GGAAAacggagaaaaagaaaagaaaatagtgCTGGGAAGAACGTTTACAATAGAAAG GTGGTGGATACATCCCCAGAACTGAGCATGTTAGCCAATGTGCCACAACAAAATGCTTTATATGTCATGAACAATATGTGCCACAGTACACACATGCCTCGTGAAG GTTTAAGTGATGCAGTAATGGATCTTCTACAGCAAAACGCTCAAGCGTTTAGTCAAATTTCATACAACCTCTCTGTGTGCAag CTGCAGGATAACATCAGTCTCTTTGATCAGACAAGAAATAACATCAGCGCCATTCTGACTAA TATGAAGGAGATGCCAGGTATCATGAGCAGGATGTCGGCTCTACCTGTTACAGTTAACGATGATCTTGCAAGCCATTTATTGTCGAGTACAACACAG CCAACATCATACACCATTCACCCAAGCAGCCACCTGAAGCAAGAGCCGAGAATTTGA
- the LOC106411733 gene encoding uncharacterized protein LOC106411733 isoform X2: MIPMDNHFVPPSTSTTGLVFPAIYAASGLQPPVDTLASVAGVKSEAALVMDWSPEEQFVLENSLAKLTNKPKISKYVKIAATLPDKTVRDVALRCRWMSGKRRKRKENSAGKNVYNRKVVDTSPELSMLANVPQQNALYVMNNMCHSTHMPREGLSDAVMDLLQQNAQAFSQISYNLSVCKLQDNISLFDQTRNNISAILTNMKEMPANIIHHSPKQPPEARAENLMGKSWILTDAKGNSTSTW, translated from the exons ATGATTCCAATGGATAATCACTTTGTGCCGCCGAGCACTAGCACCACCGGTCTTGTATTCCCGGCGATTTACGCTGCCTCCGGGTTACAGCCACCTGTGGATACTTTGGCTTCTGTGGCTGGAGTCAAATCTGAAGCTGCTTTGGTCATGGATTGGTCCCCTGAGGAGCAGTTTGTACTGGAGAACAGCCTTGCAAA ATTAACAAATAAACCGAAGATTTCAAAGTATGTAAAGATTGCTGCAACACTACCAGATAAAACTGTGAGGGATGTAGCATTGAGGTGTAGATGGATGTCG GGAAAacggagaaaaagaaaagaaaatagtgCTGGGAAGAACGTTTACAATAGAAAG GTGGTGGATACATCCCCAGAACTGAGCATGTTAGCCAATGTGCCACAACAAAATGCTTTATATGTCATGAACAATATGTGCCACAGTACACACATGCCTCGTGAAG GTTTAAGTGATGCAGTAATGGATCTTCTACAGCAAAACGCTCAAGCGTTTAGTCAAATTTCATACAACCTCTCTGTGTGCAag CTGCAGGATAACATCAGTCTCTTTGATCAGACAAGAAATAACATCAGCGCCATTCTGACTAA TATGAAGGAGATGCCAG CCAACATCATACACCATTCACCCAAGCAGCCACCTGAAGCAAGAGCCGAGAATTTGATGGGGAAAAGCTGGATTTTGACGGATGCTAAAGGAAACAGCACTAGTACCTGGTAA
- the LOC106412426 gene encoding F-box protein At1g10780-like, translating into MRRSRFRFSYSNMDSLPDAILQYILSNLTEAKDVASCNCVSKRWKESTDSVKSIKFPRNSFENISDVTASDAIVLKMISSFHRLEELVLYSPFTSKGLASWLTHVCQSLRLLELRMDNLASEEALVEGPLKLDCIGVVKGLETLKLWGVLMMSPPKWDLFPNLRCLEIVGARMDDNALGSALCACPNLSSLLLLACEGIKSISISLPFLEHCKLDFYGQGNTLLSLTAPRIVSLDVQGCSWISVPETSFLKNLSIANVSGRVYMVQFRNLSSLEALSVRGVQWCWDALTTILEQARDVKHLFMKVEFTGNEALQPFPEIDFVEFFKNHPKLQKFDIHGAMFAALCQKNSLKKLETGFAIQCLEEVVITVRSPLNAEQKMNTLESLVRYAKGLKRMVIRVLRMKSNHSSADDFCDDICKFHHMNKHLVHIE; encoded by the exons ATGCGACGCAGCAGATTCAGATTCTCATACT CCAACATGGACTCTCTTCCCGACGCCATCCTTCAATACATTCTCTCCAACCTCACCGAAGCCAAGGACGTGGCTTCCTGCAACTGCGTCTCCAAGCGATGGAAAGAGTCTACAGACTCCGTCAAGAGCATCAAGTTCCCAAGAAACTCATTCGAAAACATCTCCGACGTTACTGCTTCCGACGCCATCGTTCTCAAGATGATCTCTTCTTTCCACCGCCTCGAGGAGCTTGTCCTCTACAGCCCCTTCACCAGCAAAGGCCTAGCGTCTTGGCTGACCCACGTGTGCCAGTCTCTCAGGCTGTTGGAGCTGAGAATGGATAATCTCGCTAGCGAGGAGGCTCTCGTAGAGGGACCCTTGAAGCTTGATTGTATTGGCGTGGTTAAGGGTTTGGAGACTTTGAAGCTTTGGGGTGTTTTGATGATGAGTCCTCCTAAGTGGGATTTGTTCCCTAACCTTCGTTGTCTTGAGATTGTGGGAGCTAGAATGGATGATAATGCGTTGGGTAGTGCCTTGTGTGCTTGCCCGAATCTGAGTAGCTTGCTTCTACTAGCTTGTGAAGGAATTAAATCTATATCGATCAGCCTGCCGTTTTTGGAGCATTGTAAGCTGGATTTTTACGGACAGGGAAACACATTGCTCTCCCTCACGGCTCCGAGGATAGTGTCTCTTGATGTACAGGGATGTAGCTGGATCAGTGTTCCTGAAACCAGTTTCTTAAAGAACTTATCCATCGCCAATGTTTCTG GGAGAGTTTACATGGTACAATTCCGAAACCTTTCATCCCTTGAGGCCTTGTCAGTTCGAGGCGTGCAATGGTGTTGGGATGCACTAACCACGATTCTGGAGCAAGCGAGAGACGTGAAGCATCTCTTTATGAAGGTCGAGTTCACAGGCAACGAGGCTCTTCAGCCTTTCCCAGAGATTGACTTTGTTGAGTTCTTCAAGAACCATCCCAAGCTTCAGAAGTTCGATATCCATGGAGCAATGTTCGCTGCACTTTGCCAGAAAAACAGCCTAAAGAag CTTGAGACAGGATTTGCAATACAGTGTTTAGAGGAAGTTGTAATCACAGTGAGATCTCCATTGAACGCAGAACAGAAGATGAACACACTTGAATCACTTGTGCGGTACGCAAAAGGTTTGAAACGAATGGTGATAAGGGTTCTTAGGATGAAGAGCAACCACAGCAGTGCAGATGATTTCTGCGATGATATCTGCAAGTTCCACCACATGAATAAACATCTTGTTCACATTGAATGA
- the LOC106447992 gene encoding uncharacterized protein LOC106447992, with amino-acid sequence MAMKRHGKSPASSGSDEKVMFFRDVSLGPHETRLRFRLIHFWEAQNPVKKTLIGLEMLLIDEQGTVIQGFIPPGRIKKYLPEMKRGSVYELINFYGSKNKPMYRVADHIATVSFAWNSELSVLHDIPIPFDEDRFRMHSYEDFEANCDLKGDLYDVLGHMKLVDGQCVTERPIIDEAKVATTRHIMIHVQSHEGPVMKLYLWDQTATDFCKKFKSSEKTPTVLLATAVNTKRLGGTLALSSMSPTRVFMDNDVQPTIDYLAWLSSNPEIAKQVSAEVVTKRETMTISDIFSYMTMESAKDAFFECTATIDDVVHGSAWYYIACTGCHSKATKGANSLICTNPRCVKDTTAGVAQYRAKISVYDSSEQGFFVLLGDAGFQLTGRHASELVSSYFEANKDKGPDHEVPVPEALISIIGQTHKFCVKVTDHNFSGNTRAITVTKILPPETPSPTEASLGDAIAATSMEAVQTGSDMCEPSNSRGDSADEEGKRTFDSVDPEKVKRARCEK; translated from the exons ATGGCGATGAAACGACATGGAAAGTCTCCTGCTTCCTCCGGCTCTGACGAAAAagtgatgttcttcagagatgtCTCTCTAGGTCCTCATGAAACCCGTCTGCGCTTTCGACTCATCCATTTTTGGGAGGCTCAGAACCCGGTGAAGAAGACCCTTATTGGCCTGGAGATGCTTCTCATCGACGAGCAG GGAACTGTCATTCAAGGATTCATCCCACCAGGACGTATTAAAAAATACTTGCCTGAGATGAAGCGAGGTTCAGTTTACGAACTCATCAACTTCTACGGATCGAAGAACAAACCGATGTACCGGGTTGCTGATCATATCGCAACTGTGTCCTTCGCATGGAACTCTGAGTTGTCGGTCCTTCACGACATTCCAATCCCTTTTGATGAAGACCGTTTCAGGATGCATTCGTATGAGGATTTTGAGGCCAACTGTGATCTGAAAGGTGACCTCTACG ATGTTCTTGGCCACATGAAGCTGGTCGATGGACAGTGTGTTACCGAGCGTCCCATTATTGATGAAGCGAAGGTTGCTACAACGAGGCACATCATGATTCATGTGCAATCACATGA aggaCCTGTCATGAAGCTCTACCTCTGGGACCAGACAGCAACGGATTTTTGCAAGAAGTTTAAGTCCTCTGAAAAAACTCCCACAGTTCTTTTGGCCACAGCCGTTAACACTAAACGTCTCGGAG GTACCCTGGCATTGAGTTCTATGTCTCCTACACGGGTTTTCATGGACAATGATGTTCAACCAACAATTGATTACCTAGCCTG GCTCTCCTCAAACCCTGAGATTGCTAAGCAGGTTAGTGCAGAGGTGGTCACTAAGCGGGAGACGATGACTATATCTGACATATTCTCTTACATGACGATGGAATCTGCAAAG GATGCCTTCTTTGAGTGCACTGCTACCATTGATGATGTGGTTCATGGATCTGCTTGGTACTATATTGCATGCACTGGGTGTCATAGTAAGGCTACCAAAGGCGCAAACTCATTGATTTGCACGAACCCAAGATGTGTGAAGGATACCACAGCTGGAGTTGCACA GTACCGTGCAAAGATTTCGGTTTATGACAGCAGTGAACAAGGATTTTTTGTCCTGCTTGGTGATGCTGGTTTCCAATTGACTGGGAGGCACGCATCTGAGTTGGTCAGCAGCTACTTTGAG GCCAATAAAGACAAAGGCCCTGACCATGAAGTGCCTGTCCCGGAAGCTCTGATTAGCATAATCGGACAGACCCATAAGTTTTGTGTAAAAGTTACAGACCACAACTTCTCTGGCAACACCCGAGCTATCACTGTCACCAAGATCCTCCCTCCAGAGACACCATCACCCACAGAAGCCTCTCTTGGAGACGCCATTGCTGCAACGTCCATGGAAGCAGTGCAGACTGGAAGTGATATGTGTGAGCCTTCAAACAGCCGTGGAGATTCTGCAGATGAAGAGGGTAAGAGAACGTTTGACAGTGTTGATCCAGAGAAAGTCAAACGGGCAAGATGTGAGAAATGA